From Methanobacterium congolense, one genomic window encodes:
- a CDS encoding class I SAM-dependent methyltransferase, giving the protein MNQEEIYDKVWQDISVKNPRPFLEYKMELIKKFFVGKNSGRALDIGCGDGFFTFNLIKQGYTVDAMDISLEAIKSTKDRLEKSGLTSCVNLFNKNIFEFKPNEKYDLILCLEVLEHIEQDTKALKQINGWLNDGGILILSMPHRQDLWNYSDEVGGHCRRYSKEDVTNKLNLANFEVEEIFDYGFPFIRFFVNGFCVPFAKKQKSQINPPKNSFFARKAGQILRNLCKIDTPFINNDKGINLVVLAKK; this is encoded by the coding sequence ATGAATCAAGAAGAGATATATGATAAGGTATGGCAGGACATAAGTGTAAAAAACCCAAGACCATTCCTTGAATATAAAATGGAGTTAATAAAAAAATTTTTTGTAGGAAAAAATAGTGGGAGAGCTTTAGATATTGGATGTGGAGATGGGTTTTTTACTTTTAATTTAATCAAACAAGGATATACTGTTGATGCTATGGATATCTCTTTGGAAGCCATTAAATCAACAAAGGATCGGCTTGAAAAGAGTGGACTGACTTCCTGTGTAAATTTATTCAATAAGAACATATTTGAATTTAAACCAAATGAAAAATATGATCTTATTTTATGTTTAGAAGTTTTAGAACACATAGAACAGGATACAAAGGCCTTAAAACAGATAAATGGTTGGCTTAATGATGGAGGAATACTAATTTTGAGCATGCCTCATAGACAAGATTTATGGAATTATTCTGATGAAGTTGGGGGTCATTGTAGAAGATATTCAAAAGAAGATGTGACTAATAAATTGAATTTAGCTAATTTTGAGGTTGAAGAAATATTTGATTATGGGTTCCCTTTCATCCGTTTTTTTGTCAATGGCTTTTGTGTACCATTTGCCAAAAAACAGAAATCACAAATTAACCCTCCAAAAAATAGTTTTTTTGCTAGAAAAGCGGGTCAAATATTAAGAAATTTATGTAAAATAGATACTCCTTTTATAAATAATGATAAAGGGATAAATTTAGTTGTTTTGGCAAAGAAATAA